From one Thermatribacter velox genomic stretch:
- a CDS encoding DpnII family type II restriction endonuclease, producing the protein MVRFKELGFSSFEEYKQYFFQKLILSNKTYDYFVDWGKVRALVGQYLSELSLLNSLTKVDASERSKHLENLIVKYPQVVEVLPFLIAERVKNGELNIFDPELEQIVVFEFKREKINRKTAAKIVEFCNKTGIMNLFQQTKDICDYLLGVEVGIDTNARKNRSGEIFEKMCQNKVATSLRTEYMPIFNDPNFSLYSSTSGKNKGKTHDIVIYRNHQPVLIVECNFYNTTGSKPISIAESYVEMNRVAKEKGIDFLWVTDGPGWHKMKEPLIRSMENMDWILNFSMLELIVKILS; encoded by the coding sequence GTGGTAAGATTCAAAGAATTGGGATTTTCGAGTTTCGAAGAATACAAACAGTATTTCTTTCAAAAACTGATACTTTCAAATAAAACTTACGACTATTTTGTAGACTGGGGAAAAGTAAGAGCTCTGGTTGGTCAATACCTTAGCGAGCTTTCTTTGTTAAACTCTTTAACAAAAGTGGATGCTTCAGAAAGAAGTAAGCACTTGGAGAATCTTATAGTTAAATATCCACAGGTAGTAGAAGTATTACCCTTTCTTATAGCGGAAAGGGTTAAAAATGGGGAGCTCAACATTTTTGACCCAGAGTTAGAACAAATCGTAGTTTTCGAATTTAAGAGAGAAAAAATAAACAGGAAAACAGCAGCGAAAATTGTGGAATTCTGTAATAAAACGGGCATTATGAACCTATTTCAACAAACGAAAGATATTTGTGATTATCTCCTTGGCGTAGAAGTAGGTATAGATACTAACGCTCGAAAAAATAGAAGTGGAGAGATCTTTGAAAAGATGTGCCAGAATAAAGTAGCAACCTCGCTGAGAACGGAATATATGCCAATATTTAACGATCCCAATTTTTCGCTATACTCTTCAACCTCTGGAAAGAATAAAGGTAAAACTCATGACATTGTCATTTACAGAAATCATCAACCTGTGCTCATAGTTGAATGTAATTTTTACAACACAACTGGCAGTAAGCCTATATCGATTGCAGAAAGCTATGTCGAAATGAACAGAGTGGCCAAAGAAAAAGGCATTGATTTTCTATGGGTTACCGATGGACCTGGATGGCACAAAATGAAAGAACCGTTAATAAGAAGCATGGAAAACATGGATTGGATACTAAACTTCAGCATGTTAGAGCTGATAGTCAAAATACTTTCTTAA
- the purE gene encoding 5-(carboxyamino)imidazole ribonucleotide mutase, translating into MNPQVGIIMGSDSDLPVMKEAALVLEEFGITFEITIVSAHRTPERMFNYAREAAERGIEVIIAGAGGAAHLPGMVASITHLPVIGVPVKTSSLSGIDSLFSIVQMPRGVPVATVAINNARNAGLLAVRILSIKYPKLQEKLKEYQESMREKVEEKAALLEQLGYEGYLDSVLSSHKQKLD; encoded by the coding sequence ATGAACCCTCAAGTGGGAATTATTATGGGGAGCGACTCAGACCTGCCAGTCATGAAAGAAGCAGCTCTGGTTCTTGAAGAGTTCGGTATAACCTTCGAAATAACTATTGTTTCAGCCCATAGAACTCCAGAAAGAATGTTCAATTATGCCCGTGAAGCCGCTGAACGCGGTATTGAAGTCATCATCGCTGGAGCCGGTGGAGCAGCACATCTTCCGGGTATGGTCGCTTCCATCACTCACCTTCCAGTAATCGGAGTTCCAGTGAAAACTTCCTCTCTTTCTGGCATTGATTCTCTTTTCTCCATTGTTCAGATGCCCCGAGGTGTACCTGTGGCTACAGTAGCTATCAATAATGCTCGCAATGCCGGTTTGCTTGCAGTAAGGATTCTCTCCATAAAATATCCCAAGTTACAGGAAAAATTAAAAGAATATCAGGAATCCATGCGTGAAAAAGTTGAAGAAAAAGCAGCACTGCTTGAGCAATTAGGATATGAAGGCTACCTGGACAGTGTCCTTTCTTCCCACAAACAAAAACTTGATTGA
- a CDS encoding TRM11 family methyltransferase: MTDQKVYFETEEELQKAILKEKIKGTPDFEIGKKYGVTFRYIERLITRCEGLNISTLKPSKKVKNLYPKDFREEYTTVWSFKQRGSWATHSGEYRGNWSPYIPRNVILKYSKPGELVLDYFCGAGTTAVECKLLGRKCIALDINEKAVELARRNVNFEIAFPELPLFSSENPLKIYEPELRTGDARDLSFLEDNSVDLICAHPPYANIIHYTDCKEGDLSFLDISTFLKEMSKVARESFRVLKPGRQCAILIGDTRRKKHVIPLGFQLINVYLGAGFKLRELVIKRQHNCKTTGFWYKNSIKYNFLLLAHEYLPIFEKPKNSLIEHDFSEEKTVDHNPITALVYDSPSTKLNELETTTVWLFSEEDFEKRLNENVIDRYSKNNDYIIIALSHRHQEKTNCTQQNRLKNKDLLFIKSPFLDVCSSLSNIDHYLQRLKETVNQELPNITKGGYIVIQAKDVRINGFVEPIGKKIVDILNQNSLWLKEIVVVTQEKPNHTFPIQKGHLEIVHQYLLVYEVKK, encoded by the coding sequence ATGACTGACCAAAAGGTGTATTTTGAGACCGAAGAAGAGCTTCAGAAAGCGATCTTAAAGGAAAAGATAAAGGGAACGCCTGATTTCGAGATTGGTAAGAAATATGGAGTTACTTTTAGATATATTGAACGGCTTATAACTCGTTGCGAAGGACTTAATATCAGTACCCTCAAACCCTCTAAAAAAGTTAAAAACTTGTATCCAAAGGACTTTAGAGAAGAATATACTACAGTTTGGAGTTTTAAGCAAAGGGGCAGTTGGGCGACACACAGTGGGGAATATCGAGGCAACTGGTCTCCCTATATTCCAAGAAACGTGATACTAAAATACTCAAAGCCTGGAGAGTTAGTTTTAGACTACTTCTGTGGAGCAGGCACAACTGCCGTAGAGTGTAAACTTTTAGGGAGAAAATGTATTGCTTTGGATATAAATGAAAAAGCCGTTGAACTTGCCAGAAGGAATGTAAATTTTGAAATAGCCTTCCCAGAACTTCCCCTCTTTAGCAGCGAAAATCCCTTAAAAATTTACGAACCAGAACTTCGAACTGGGGATGCCCGTGATCTATCTTTCCTGGAAGACAATTCAGTAGACTTAATTTGCGCTCATCCCCCTTATGCCAATATTATTCACTACACAGACTGTAAAGAAGGCGACCTCTCATTTTTAGATATAAGTACTTTTTTAAAAGAAATGTCCAAAGTAGCCCGAGAGAGTTTTAGAGTTCTTAAACCAGGAAGACAGTGTGCTATCCTGATAGGGGACACTCGCAGAAAAAAACACGTGATTCCATTGGGATTTCAACTTATAAATGTTTATCTGGGTGCGGGATTCAAATTGAGAGAACTCGTCATTAAACGACAGCATAATTGCAAAACAACAGGGTTTTGGTATAAAAACAGTATAAAATACAATTTTCTTCTCTTAGCACATGAGTATTTGCCAATTTTTGAAAAACCAAAAAACTCCCTGATCGAACACGATTTTTCGGAAGAAAAAACAGTAGATCATAACCCGATTACTGCGCTTGTTTACGATTCACCATCAACCAAGTTAAACGAACTTGAAACCACAACTGTATGGCTCTTTTCAGAGGAAGATTTCGAAAAGCGCTTAAACGAAAACGTGATAGATAGATACTCAAAAAATAACGACTACATCATAATAGCCCTTTCGCATCGCCACCAGGAGAAAACGAACTGTACCCAGCAAAACAGACTAAAAAACAAGGATCTGTTGTTCATAAAATCTCCATTTTTGGATGTTTGTTCTTCTCTGTCAAACATCGATCATTATTTACAAAGGCTAAAAGAAACTGTGAATCAAGAATTACCCAATATAACTAAAGGTGGATATATAGTCATTCAAGCTAAAGACGTGAGAATCAATGGGTTTGTAGAGCCTATAGGTAAAAAAATTGTTGATATACTGAATCAGAATAGCTTATGGCTCAAAGAAATAGTGGTTGTTACTCAAGAAAAACCAAATCATACTTTCCCAATACAGAAGGGACACTTAGAGATAGTTCACCAGTATTTGCTCGTATATGAGGTTAAGAAATGA
- a CDS encoding radical SAM protein, translating into MCYAIPGLVEEIENNLAIIDYFGEKRKAYNELEHLSPGDFVYAQGGFVIKKIPPEEAQSILSTWKETFFELQEVDLRLSRLQLERKAISNDLLRILDKVLEEKTLSQKEALFLLNLEDEKERELLYKTANFLRRKYLGNSCCVHGIIEFSNFCSRNCSYCGISIHNRKLKRYRMSDEEIIQTAIQAIDQYGFQALVLQSGEDPCFPAKRLAELIKELKRQRPVLIFVSCGEVGERGLEILYQAGARGILMRFETSNPVLYEKLHPGYSLEERIQHLKIAYQIGYLIITGALIGLPGQSDEDLLNDIFLTSELRAEMCSFGPFLPHPETPLGHSRPPNKTRVLNALALIRILAPKHSKILVTTAFETLDPLARENGLMAGANSLMLNVTPAHFRKQYVIYPHRAHEKESLEDQIKQTLQLLYKLGRAPTDLGTEITNGENKA; encoded by the coding sequence GTGTGTTATGCCATACCTGGCCTTGTAGAGGAAATTGAAAACAACCTGGCCATCATAGACTACTTTGGAGAAAAAAGGAAAGCCTACAACGAACTCGAACACCTTTCTCCTGGAGATTTTGTTTACGCTCAAGGGGGATTTGTGATCAAAAAAATTCCCCCTGAAGAAGCACAATCCATTCTCTCGACCTGGAAAGAAACCTTTTTTGAGCTTCAGGAAGTAGACCTCAGGCTGAGTCGACTTCAGCTTGAAAGGAAAGCTATCAGCAACGATTTACTCAGAATACTCGATAAAGTTCTGGAAGAAAAAACTCTCTCACAAAAAGAGGCGCTTTTCCTTCTCAACCTGGAAGATGAAAAAGAAAGGGAATTGCTTTATAAAACTGCTAATTTTTTGCGTAGAAAATATCTGGGGAACTCATGCTGTGTGCACGGAATAATCGAGTTCTCCAATTTCTGCTCTCGGAACTGTAGCTACTGTGGGATATCCATACACAACAGAAAATTAAAACGCTACCGAATGTCCGATGAGGAAATAATACAAACAGCAATTCAGGCTATTGATCAGTACGGGTTCCAGGCCTTGGTTCTCCAAAGTGGAGAAGACCCTTGTTTCCCTGCAAAACGACTTGCAGAATTGATAAAAGAACTTAAACGGCAACGCCCTGTGTTAATCTTTGTAAGTTGTGGCGAAGTAGGTGAGAGAGGCTTGGAAATTCTGTATCAAGCAGGAGCGCGCGGGATTCTGATGCGCTTTGAAACCAGCAATCCGGTACTCTATGAAAAGTTGCATCCCGGCTATTCACTGGAAGAGCGGATTCAACACCTGAAGATTGCGTATCAAATAGGCTACTTGATCATCACTGGTGCTCTAATTGGCCTTCCAGGCCAGAGTGATGAAGACCTCTTAAATGATATCTTTCTTACCAGCGAGTTGCGCGCCGAAATGTGTAGCTTTGGTCCCTTCCTGCCTCATCCAGAAACCCCTCTGGGACACTCTCGGCCTCCAAACAAAACCCGTGTGCTTAACGCCTTAGCATTAATACGCATCCTGGCACCCAAGCATTCTAAAATACTGGTGACGACTGCTTTTGAAACCTTAGACCCCTTAGCTCGAGAAAACGGCCTTATGGCTGGTGCAAACTCTTTAATGCTAAACGTTACCCCTGCACACTTCAGAAAACAATACGTAATTTACCCCCACAGAGCACACGAAAAAGAGAGCCTGGAAGATCAGATAAAACAAACTCTCCAGCTCCTTTACAAACTGGGGAGAGCTCCAACCGACTTGGGTACAGAAATCACCAATGGTGAAAATAAAGCTTAA